Proteins from one Ovis aries strain OAR_USU_Benz2616 breed Rambouillet chromosome 12, ARS-UI_Ramb_v3.0, whole genome shotgun sequence genomic window:
- the ENO1 gene encoding alpha-enolase produces the protein MSILKVHAREIFDSRGNPTVEVDLFTAKGLFRAAVPSGASTGIYEALELRDNDKTRYMGKGVSKAVEHINKTIAPALVSKKLNVVEQEKIDKLMIEMDGTENKSKFGANAILGVSLAVCKAGAVEKGVPLYRHIADLAGNAEVILPVPAFNVINGGSHAGNKLAMQEFMILPVGAENFREAMRIGAEVYHNLKNVIKEKYGKDATNVGDEGGFAPNILENKEALELLKNAIGKAGYSDKVVIGMDVAASEFYRSGKYDLDFKSPDDPNRYITPDELADLYKSFIRDYPVVSIEDPFDQDDWEAWQKFTASAGIQVVGDDLTVTNPKRIAKAVSEKSCNCLLLKVNQIGSVTESLQACKLAQSNGWGVMVSHRSGETEDTFIADLVVGLCTGQIKTGAPCRSERLAKYNQILRIEEELGSKAKFAGRSFRNPLAK, from the exons ATGTCCATCCTGAAGGTCCACGCCAGAGAGATCTTTGACTCTCGTGGCAATCCCACTGTCGAGGTTGATCTCTTCACCGCGAAAG GTCTCTTCAGAGCTGCTGTGCCCAGTGGTGCCTCAACTGGAATCTATGAGGCCCTGGAGCTCCGAGACAATGATAAGACGCGCTACATGGGGAAAG GTGTCTCAAAGGCTGTTGAGCACATCAATAAAACTATTGCGCCTGCCCTGGTTAGCAAG AAGCTGAACGTCGTGGAGCAGGAGAAGATCGACAAGCTGATGATAGAGATGGACGGCACAGAAAATAAGT CCAAGTTTGGTGCAAACGCCATCCTGGGCGTGTCCCTGGCTGTCTGCAAGGCTGGTGCTGTGGAGAAGGGGGTACCCCTCTACCGCCACATCGCCGACTTGGCTGGCAATGCCGAGGTCATCCTGCCAGTTCCA gctTTCAATGTCATCAACGGTGGCTCTCATGCTGGCAACAAGCTGGCCATGCAGGAGTTTATGATCCTTCCTGTTGGGGCCGAAAACTTCCGGGAGGCCATGCGCATCGGAGCAGAGGTTTACCACAACCTGAAGAACGTCATCAAGGAGAAATACGGGAAGGACGCCACCAATGTGGGAGATGAGGGCGGCTTTGCCCCCAACATCCTGGAGAACAAAGAAG CCCTGGAGCTGCTGAAGAATGCCATCGGCAAGGCTGGCTACAGCGACAAGGTCGTCATTGGCATGGACGTAGCTGCCTCTGAGTTCTACAGGTCGGGCAAGTATGACCTGGACTTCAAGTCGCCCGATGACCCCAACAGGTACATCACACCTGACGAGCTGGCCGACCTGTACAAGTCCTTCATCAGGGACTACCCAG TGGTGTCTATCGAGGACCCCTTCGACCAGGATGACTGGGAAGCTTGGCAGAAGTTCACTGCCAGCGCGGGGATCCAGGTGGTGGGGGACGACCTCACGGTGACCAACCCCAAGCGGATCGCCAAGGCCGTGAGCGAGAAATCCTGCAACTGCCTCCTGCTCAAAGTGAACCAGATCGGCTCCGTGACCGAGTCCCTGCAGGC GTGCAAGCTGGCCCAGTCCAACGGGTGGGGCGTCATGGTGTCACATCGCTCCGGGGAGACTGAGGACACCTTCATTGCTGACCTGGTCGTGGGGCTGTGCACGGGGCAG ATCAAGACTGGTGCCCCGTGCCGATCTGAGCGCTTGGCCAAGTACAACCAGATCCTCAG AATTGAAGAGGAACTGGGCAGCAAGGCCAAGTTTGCCGGCAGGAGCTTCAGAAACCCGCTGGCCAAGTAA